Part of the Janibacter endophyticus genome is shown below.
CGATCGGCAGGGTCGTCGCGAAGGCGAGGATCACCGTGCCGGTCGAGGCGAGGATGCTGCCGCTCATGACGACGATCCGGGCGCCCACCCGGTCGACGAAGGTGCCTGCGACCGGCCCGTAGACCGCCGCGATGACCGCCATGAGACCCATGAGCGTGCCGGACGTCTCGAGGCTGAAGTCGCGCACCTCGTGGAGGTAGATCACCGTGAAGGGCAGGGTCATCCCGCGCCCCAGGTGCTGCAGCGCCACCGTCGACAGCAGGAAGCGGCCCTCGCGCGGCAGCGCCCGCCAGAAGCCCCGGACCCCGGGCCCGATCTCCGCGGACGGGACGTCCACCGGGAGGTGGGCGGTCCGGTCTGCGGTCATGGGCGGCAACTCTGCCCGAACTGCCCCGAGTCGGCATCTCGAGACGGCCGCCGGCCGAAGGGGGCCGAGCCGGTCCTCGGGGCGCGTTAGCCTGGAGGTCGGCCCGGGACCGGGCCCACAGACATTCCCTGGGGAACCCGCCGGCCGGCGGATCCCCCTTCGAGCGACTCAAGAGGTGCACCGTGCCGACTGGCAAGGTCAAGTGGTACGACCAGGAGAAGGGCTTCGGCTTCATCTCCGGCGACGACGGCGAGGACGTCTTCCTCCACGCCAACGCGCTCCCCCAGGGGACGCAGACGCTCAAGGGCGGCACGCGCGTCGAGTTCGGCATCGTCGAGGGCCGCCGCGGCGCGCAGGCCCTCTCCGTCACGGTGCTCGACCCGGCCCCGAGCGTCACCACCAACCGCCGCATGCGCGACCGCAAGGAGCCCGAGGAGATGGTCGTCATCGTCGAGGACCTCATCAAGCTCCTCGACGGCGTCGGCGCCGGGCTCCGCCACGGCCGCTACCCCGACAAGGGACACGGCAGCAAGATCGCCCAGGTGATGCGCCGCGTCGCCGACGACCTGGACGTCTGATGGCTGCCAAGGCCGCGAAGAAGGACGCCGTCCTCGCCGCCGCGACCGAGCTCGCGCTCGCCGCGGTGACCGAGGTCGCCGACCCCGGGACCGTCGGCGCTCACGAGGGCTTCGTCATGGATGAGGAGCGCCTCGGCACCCACTACTTCACGTGCACCGCCGCCGGCTACCGCGGCTGGCGCTGGGCCGTCTCCGTCGCCCGCGCGCCGCGCGCCAAGACGGCGACGATCTGCGAGACCCACCTCGTCCCCGGCGAGGACTCGCTGCTCTCGCCCGAGTGGCTGCCCTGGGCCGAGCGGCTGCGCCCCGGCGACGTCGGCCCCGGCGACGTCACCCCGAAGATCGACGACGACCCCTACCTCGTGGCCGGCTTCGAGGCGACCGGTGACGAGGACGTCGACCAGCTCGCGCAGTGGGAGCTCGGCCTCGGCCGACCCCGCGTGCTCTCCGGCGAGGGCCGCGAGGCCGCCGCCCAGCGCTGGTACGACGGCGACCACGGTCCCAAAGCCACCGTGGCGCTCAAGGCGAGCGCCACCTGCTCGACGTGCGGCTACTTCGTGCCGATGACCGGTGCGCTGCGGCCGGTCTTCGGCGTCTGCGCCAACGAGTGGTCGCCGAGCGACGGCAGCGTCGTGAGCCTCGACCACGGGTGCGGCGCGCACTCCGAGGTCGACATCGACGCGCCCGAGCCCGAGCGGATCGGCGAGCCGGTCCTCGACGAGACCCTCGTCGACGAGCTCTAGGTCGAGCGCCGGACCTTGTCCGGCACGCGGACCGGCGCGTCCGCCTCGGCAGCGTTGCCGCGGCCCCGCCGCAGGTAGACCCAGCCGAGCGCCCCGAGCGCGAGGCCGGTGACGCACGCCCACGGCCACCAGTCCCGCCCGCCCGAGCGCAGCTCGGGCACCACGAGGACGAGCGCGAGGGCGAGCGCCCACAGGACCATCCCGCCGATGACGACGCGGTCGCTGCGGACGCGGACGAGAGAGGCTCCCCCTTCGCCCGGACCATCTGCTGAGTCCCCTGTCACGGGGCCAGCGTAGGCGCACTACTCTGCGCGCATGTCTTCTACCCCTGAGACGACCGAGCGCCCAAGCGGCAGCGGCGGTCTGGACGGCTACTTCAAGATCACCGAGCGCGGCTCCACCGTCAGCCGCGAGATCCGCGGCGGTCTCGCCACCTTCTTCACGATGGCCTACATCGTGGTCCTCAACCCGCTGATCATCGGCACCCAGGCCGACTCCACCGGTGGTTTCCTCGGTGGCGGCGACGTCGAGCAGGCCAAGCTCATGGTCGCGGCTGGCACGGCGCTCGTGGCCGGCCTGCTGACGATCCTCATGGGTGCGGTCGCCAACTACCCGCTCGCGCTCGCCACCGGGCTCGGGCTCAACGCGTTCGTCGCCTTCGGCATCGCCAAGCTCCCCGGGATGACCTGGGCGGACGCCATGGGGCTCGTGGTCATGGAGGGCATCATCATCCTCCTGCTCGTCCTCACCGGCTTCCGCAAGGCCGTGCTGCACGCGGTCCCGGCGCAGCTCAAGACGGCCATCTCCGTCGGTATCGGTCTCTTCATCACCGTCGTCGGGCTCGTCGACGCCGGCGTGGTGCGCAAGGCTGCGGGCGGTCCGCTCGGCGAGCTCGGCGTCGGTGGCTTCCTCGCCGGCTGGCCGCTGCTCGTCTTCGTCATCGGCCTCTTCATCATCATCGGCCTCTACACGCGGGGCGTGAAGGGCTCGATCCTCATCGGGATCGTCGCGACGACGGTGCTCGCCCTCGTCGTCGAGGCGATCGCCAAGGTCGGCCCGCGGATCCCCAACCCGGACGGCACCGTGACCAACCCGACGGGCTGGGGGCTCAACGTCCCCGCGCTGCCCGACTCGATCATGTCGACGCCGGACTTCGGGCTGCTCGGTGACTTCAACCTGCTCGGCTCGTTCGACAAGGTCGGCATCGTCGCCGCGCTGCTGCTGATCTTCACGCTCATGCTCGCCGACTTCTTCGACACGATGGGCACGATGGTGGCCGTGGGCGCCGAGGGTGGCCTGCTCGACGAGGAGGGCAACCCGCCGAACAGCCAGAAGATCCTCGTCGTCGACTCGATCGGTGCGATCGCCGGCGGTGCCGCGAGCGTCTCGTCGAACACCGCCTATATCGAGTCGGCCTCCGGCGTCGGCGAAGGAGCCCGCACGGGGCTCGCGTCGATCGTCACCGGGGTGCTCTTCCTCCTGGCGACCTTCCTCAGCCCGCTCGTCGCGGTGGTCCCGTACGAGGCGGCCACACCGGCCCTGGTCCTCGTCGGCTTCCTCATGATGCAGCAGGTCAAGGAGATCGACTGGGATGACCTGGAGATCGCGATCCCGGCCTTCCTGACGATCGTCATCATGCCCTTCACGTACTCGATCACCGCTGGTATCGGCGCGGGGTTCGTGACGTACGTGCTGCTCAAGGTCGTCCGCGGGCGCGCAGCCGCGATCCACCCGCTCATGTGGCTCGTGGCGCTCCTCTTCGTCCTCTACTTCGGGATCGACCCGATCAAGGATCTCCTCGGCGTCAGCTGACGTCCCGGCCGCACCCCCTTCGTCCGGCGCCCCTCTGATCGCACGAGCCAAGGCTCGTACCGCCTGATCGCTCCAGAACGGTTGGTACGAGCCTTGGC
Proteins encoded:
- a CDS encoding cold-shock protein; the encoded protein is MPTGKVKWYDQEKGFGFISGDDGEDVFLHANALPQGTQTLKGGTRVEFGIVEGRRGAQALSVTVLDPAPSVTTNRRMRDRKEPEEMVVIVEDLIKLLDGVGAGLRHGRYPDKGHGSKIAQVMRRVADDLDV
- a CDS encoding DUF3027 domain-containing protein; the encoded protein is MAAKAAKKDAVLAAATELALAAVTEVADPGTVGAHEGFVMDEERLGTHYFTCTAAGYRGWRWAVSVARAPRAKTATICETHLVPGEDSLLSPEWLPWAERLRPGDVGPGDVTPKIDDDPYLVAGFEATGDEDVDQLAQWELGLGRPRVLSGEGREAAAQRWYDGDHGPKATVALKASATCSTCGYFVPMTGALRPVFGVCANEWSPSDGSVVSLDHGCGAHSEVDIDAPEPERIGEPVLDETLVDEL
- a CDS encoding DUF2530 domain-containing protein, which translates into the protein MTGDSADGPGEGGASLVRVRSDRVVIGGMVLWALALALVLVVPELRSGGRDWWPWACVTGLALGALGWVYLRRGRGNAAEADAPVRVPDKVRRST
- a CDS encoding NCS2 family permease, whose translation is MSSTPETTERPSGSGGLDGYFKITERGSTVSREIRGGLATFFTMAYIVVLNPLIIGTQADSTGGFLGGGDVEQAKLMVAAGTALVAGLLTILMGAVANYPLALATGLGLNAFVAFGIAKLPGMTWADAMGLVVMEGIIILLLVLTGFRKAVLHAVPAQLKTAISVGIGLFITVVGLVDAGVVRKAAGGPLGELGVGGFLAGWPLLVFVIGLFIIIGLYTRGVKGSILIGIVATTVLALVVEAIAKVGPRIPNPDGTVTNPTGWGLNVPALPDSIMSTPDFGLLGDFNLLGSFDKVGIVAALLLIFTLMLADFFDTMGTMVAVGAEGGLLDEEGNPPNSQKILVVDSIGAIAGGAASVSSNTAYIESASGVGEGARTGLASIVTGVLFLLATFLSPLVAVVPYEAATPALVLVGFLMMQQVKEIDWDDLEIAIPAFLTIVIMPFTYSITAGIGAGFVTYVLLKVVRGRAAAIHPLMWLVALLFVLYFGIDPIKDLLGVS